ccccaaactgttgccacaaagttggaagcacagaatcatctagaatgtcattgtatgatgtagcgttaagatttcccttcactagaactaaggcgCCTAGTCCAAACCATTAAAAACAGctctagaccattattcctcctccaccgaactttacagttggcacaatgcattcaggcaggtaatGTTCTCCTGCCATCCGCTAAACCCAGATCCGTCCGttgaactgccagatggtgaagcgtgattcatcactccagagaacatgtttccagagtccaatggctgcgagctttacaccactccagccgacgcttggcattgcacatggtgatcttaggcttgtgtgtggcttctcggccatggaaacccatttcctgCAGCTCCCAATGAacaattattgtgctgacattgcttcaagaggcagtttggaactcggtagtgaatgttgcacCCGAGGAAaaacgatttttacgcgctatgagcttcagcactcagctgccccgttctgtgagcttgtgttgcctaccactgagctcctagacgtttccacttcacaataacagcacttacagttgactggggcagctctagcagggcaggaatttgacgaactgacacattggaaaggtggcatcctatgatgaaagtcactgagctcttattttaatttaacctttatttaactaggcaagtcagttaaaaaaaaaaatcttatttacaatgacgacctaccctggccaaaccctcccctaacccaggcaacactgggccaattgtgtaccgccctatgcgactcctgatcacggccggttgtgatacagcccgggatcgaaccagtttctgtagtgacacttctagcactgagatgcagtgcattagaccactgcgccacttgggagcaaaATACGggcaattctactgccaatatttgtctatggagattgcatggccgtccgctcgattttatacacctgtcagcaacgggtgttgctgaaatagctgaatccactaatttgaaggggtgtccacataattttggtcCTGTAGTGTATGTCAATCTTGAAAAAACAAACATTGATAACCAGTTAACACATAGGCCTGCCTACTTAGTACAATCGACCCCATCCCAaggggaaacactgaccaaaactaaggttcctaccctgtcacataCAGGCTGATATAGGCCTACTGAGACTCATATTGGCTGTCTTATAAACATTTTGACCAAAAGCACTTTAATTATATTCtgaaaaacaaaacacatacAGTAGTTAATGTATTTGCTTATCAAGCCGCTACTGCATGGTTACAAGACACTACTGCATGGTTACAAGTAAGTTTTAGTATGCTACTCAGATGGCACCATCATGTGGAGAGATTGCAAAAGTACAGCTTTAGACAGAGAAAATTGGCAATTAAATTTTTTGGGTCAATTTTCTAAACCCACTGAAATAGTTTTAtacaattcattaaaaaaaacctCTCACAATGCATGCCTTTTAAAAACCTAGCGCAAAATAGAATGGTGTTCTATTCTTACTTTGCTCAGTGTTTTACAAATAATGTGTAGTACACTTTATTATGGTCAATAATActagttatttaaaaacatagatAACTAAATATAAAACCCATGGCTGTATGCTAAACAACTTTTAACCAAAACAAATTGTCCGAGTTTCTGTTGACTGACATCCACTGTAAACATGGTGGTTGTTTTCCACACCGTTTTCAGTCCAATCAGCTCGAAGGGGCGGGCTCTGACACAACTCTAGACAAAATGGCGGATGTTGTTGATTTGCGGCAGGGTCAGTGATAATCGGAGTTCGCCTTTTCACTGATTTACTGCAAGACATTACAGAAATAACATAAGAAAAGCCATAATCGTTGTATGGTGAGCTGCAATGAAAGGCAAAGAAAGATCACCGATTAAAAAGCGTTCTCGGGCTTTGGATGATATCCGAGACAGGGGAGGAGGCCACCCGCCCAGCAAGAAAATGAGGGCTATATCGGTTTCCAGTGGGAGTAATAATGGAAATAGCTCGACTAAAAGTGACGGAGGATCTACGAGAAGGAGTTTGTTGGGTGACAAGAGAGGCCGGGATTTTGATGGACATGTATCGAGTCGAACCGGCGGGAGTAACCATAGCTATCCCGTTGCTGCTACTACCTCTATCGGTAAGAATCACAACCTGGGTTTGACACTCGATTTAGCCGCGGCAAGGACTAATGCTCGCGGCGAGCGTGTTCCGCCTCCACCTAACAACAACGAGAGTGAGTACAAAACTCTCAAAATCAGTGAACTGGGCACACAGTTGAGCGATGAAGACATAGAAGACGGACTTTTCCACGAATTCAAAAAATTCGGGGACGTGAGTGTCAAAATAAGCCGCAGCAACGACGAGAGAATTGCGTTTGTCAACTTCAGAAAGCCCGAGGATGCCAGAGCAGCTAAACACGCACGGGGCAGGTTAGTACTTTATGACCGACCTCTGAAAATCGATGCAGTGTACATTAACAGGAGGAGAAGCCGTTCTCCAGTTGAGCGAGTTGACAGAGACCCATATGTTGGAGCCCCAGGCCACAGACACTTGCACACCCAGAGACCCCTCTCCCCATCTGTGCTTGGATacagagactacagactacagcagctggCCCTTGGGcgcctccctcctcccccacctcctcctttGCCCAGAGACCTAGAGCGGGAGAGGGAGTTTGCCCTGTTTGAAGCCAGGGTGCGCCCAGGTCCAGCTTTCATTGCAGAGAGAGCTTCTGCTTTCCGCGAGGAGGATTTTATCTCCCCAGAGGATGACCAAAGAGCAAACAGGACGTTGTTTCTGGGCAACTTGGACATCACTGTCACAGAGACAGACCTGAGGCGGGCCTTCGACAGGTTTGGGTTGATAACAGAGGTGGATATAAAGCCCACACGGGGACAGACCAGCACATACGGGTTCCTCAAGTTTGAGAATCTCGACATGGCCCACCGCGCCAAACTCACCATGTCTGGGAAGATAGTGGGCCGTAACCCCATAAAGATTGGCTATGGTAAGGCCACCCCCACCACACGCCTATGGGTGGGTGGGCTCGGACCCTGGGTCCCCCTAGCAGCATTGGCCAGAGAGTTTGACCGCTTTGGTACAATAAGGACCATTGACTACAGAAAGGGGGACACTTGGGCTTATATACAGTACGAGAGCCTTGACGCTGCTCAGGCTGCGTGCACTCACATGCGTGGCTTCCCTCTGGGTGGGCCCGAGAGGAGACTCAGGGTGGACTTTGCAGACACAGAGCACCACTACCAGCAGCAGTTCCTTCAGCCTCTTCCTCTACCCCCCTTCGACATGGTGGCAGAGGCTTTCATCCACCGCGCCATAGCTGAGCCCCTGAGGGACAGGGAAAGGACTCCACCGCTGCTccacttcagagagagagagatgggcttcCCCGGGGCCGAGTGGCCCCCCATCCCGGCTATGCGTGAGCGGGTACGTCCCGGGACCTTTGAGCCGCTGGAGCGGGACCGGCGGCCGGGAGGGAGGGAGCCCTGGTCTCTGGAGCGAGAGCTGGTGGGGCGCGGCTGCGACCCAAGACGGAAACGACACCTTATGGATGACGGTCGCCATCTtgacgtctctcctgacagcacTGACCGCACGGCACGCCGACACCGAGGGGGCCCATCCCCAGATGGTAGCCCCAACGGGGGCCGCTTCAGTGACTCAGAGCGTACCCCTCGTGGCGACGACAGACCCTCCCCTGGACGAGACCGTCGCCTCAGTCTGGAGCATCCTGGTGGGGGGGACAGGAGACTAAAGAGCCAGGGGAGTCTTGCCGAAAGAGGGGCCTCCAGCAGTGGCCTCTCATCCTCAGCAGGGGAGCGGAAACGTAAAGCCggcgacagcagcagcagcaaaggacctggaGCTAAGAGGGATCGCTCCTCAGACCAGGGCGGCTCTAAAGGTAGTCAGTCATCCAAGCTGAGCCTGGCCTGGCACGGCATGCTCCTCCTGAAGAACAGCAACTTCCCTGCCAACATGCACCTCCTGGAGGGTCACCAGGGCGTGGCCAAGGACCTCCTCGTTGACGGCCCCACGGGGAGACAGGTGGGGGAGCTCAAGATCACTCAGCGTCTCCGTCTCGACCAGCCCAAGCTGGACGAGGTCTCCAGACGCATCAAAGCGGCCGGCCCCAGCGGCTACGCCGTCCTCCTGGCGGTTCCCGGTTCTGGCGGTGAGGAGGTGTCGTCAACGGACCCGGCGGCTTCAACACAGCGTCCTCTCCGAAATCTGGTGTCCTACCTGAAACAGAAGCAGGCAGCCGGAGTCATCAGCCTGCCGGTTGGAGGCAGCCGGGATAAGGACCACCAGGGTGTTCTCCACGCGTTCCCTCCCTGTGAGTTCTCACAGCAGTTCATTGATGCCTCGGCTAAAGCTCTGGCCAAAACCGACGAGGACTATCTGGTGATGGTCGTGGTGCGAGGTCCATCATAACTACAATCAGATAGAGGAAGCGAAACATCAATGATATTGTAAAAAAGAAGAAAAACTACTATTGCATGCTGTGTGTTGAGTTCTGCCTCATGGGGTGCTACTAGAGAGTAGGGTTATGGGGGGTTATGGCTATGTCACTATTTTTCCCACCAAAATAAGTATAAAATGTCCCCCTGAAAGTCAACAAATGTGTAATTTTGGAACCCTGTTTTATAAAGGGTGTGATCATTT
The DNA window shown above is from Salmo salar chromosome ssa13, Ssal_v3.1, whole genome shotgun sequence and carries:
- the LOC106566394 gene encoding RNA-binding protein 15, whose protein sequence is MKGKERSPIKKRSRALDDIRDRGGGHPPSKKMRAISVSSGSNNGNSSTKSDGGSTRRSLLGDKRGRDFDGHVSSRTGGSNHSYPVAATTSIGKNHNLGLTLDLAAARTNARGERVPPPPNNNESEYKTLKISELGTQLSDEDIEDGLFHEFKKFGDVSVKISRSNDERIAFVNFRKPEDARAAKHARGRLVLYDRPLKIDAVYINRRRSRSPVERVDRDPYVGAPGHRHLHTQRPLSPSVLGYRDYRLQQLALGRLPPPPPPPLPRDLEREREFALFEARVRPGPAFIAERASAFREEDFISPEDDQRANRTLFLGNLDITVTETDLRRAFDRFGLITEVDIKPTRGQTSTYGFLKFENLDMAHRAKLTMSGKIVGRNPIKIGYGKATPTTRLWVGGLGPWVPLAALAREFDRFGTIRTIDYRKGDTWAYIQYESLDAAQAACTHMRGFPLGGPERRLRVDFADTEHHYQQQFLQPLPLPPFDMVAEAFIHRAIAEPLRDRERTPPLLHFREREMGFPGAEWPPIPAMRERVRPGTFEPLERDRRPGGREPWSLERELVGRGCDPRRKRHLMDDGRHLDVSPDSTDRTARRHRGGPSPDGSPNGGRFSDSERTPRGDDRPSPGRDRRLSLEHPGGGDRRLKSQGSLAERGASSSGLSSSAGERKRKAGDSSSSKGPGAKRDRSSDQGGSKGSQSSKLSLAWHGMLLLKNSNFPANMHLLEGHQGVAKDLLVDGPTGRQVGELKITQRLRLDQPKLDEVSRRIKAAGPSGYAVLLAVPGSGGEEVSSTDPAASTQRPLRNLVSYLKQKQAAGVISLPVGGSRDKDHQGVLHAFPPCEFSQQFIDASAKALAKTDEDYLVMVVVRGPS